One genomic segment of Rubripirellula amarantea includes these proteins:
- a CDS encoding pyridoxine 5'-phosphate synthase has translation MLELGVNIDHVATVRQARRTFEPDPVVAAALAEQGGADGITFHLREDRRHIQDRDVEVLMKTVNIKTNFELACADDVLSIAVKAKPDWGLLVPESREEVTTEGGLNVLGDKGRIKDAVARLKDADILVSLFIDSDPDQVEASADLGVDAVELHTGPYALAKRDAQIHELSRLIESGKVATQRKIRLHAGHGLNYTNVRPVAKIPHMIELNIGHSIVSRAVMVGMKEAVMEMRRILDLCS, from the coding sequence ATGCTAGAGCTCGGCGTTAACATCGATCACGTTGCGACTGTCCGTCAGGCGCGGCGTACGTTTGAACCTGACCCAGTCGTTGCAGCCGCTCTTGCCGAACAGGGTGGTGCGGACGGAATCACGTTTCACCTGCGCGAGGATCGTCGTCACATTCAAGATCGCGACGTCGAGGTGTTGATGAAGACGGTCAACATCAAGACAAATTTTGAATTGGCGTGTGCCGACGACGTGCTGTCGATTGCCGTGAAGGCGAAACCCGATTGGGGATTGTTGGTTCCCGAAAGTCGCGAAGAGGTCACGACCGAAGGCGGCTTGAACGTTCTAGGCGATAAGGGGCGGATCAAAGACGCGGTCGCTCGGCTTAAAGACGCCGATATTTTGGTGAGCTTGTTCATTGACTCCGATCCCGACCAAGTCGAGGCATCTGCAGACCTTGGGGTCGATGCGGTTGAACTTCACACCGGACCGTACGCGCTAGCGAAACGCGATGCTCAAATCCACGAACTTTCACGTTTGATCGAATCCGGAAAGGTCGCGACCCAACGAAAGATTCGCTTGCATGCCGGCCACGGGTTAAACTACACGAACGTTCGTCCGGTTGCCAAGATTCCGCACATGATTGAGCTCAACATTGGTCACTCCATTGTCAGTCGAGCGGTCATGGTCGGAATGAAGGAAGCCGTGATGGAAATGCGTCGAATTTTGGATTTGTGCTCGTAG
- a CDS encoding TIGR03936 family radical SAM-associated protein yields the protein MSEDQPNIEAASPDNSPVNSSDDTSSYQASSPQALSHQELSHQALSHQALSKNEDAKPDRDKDHAASSVASEADASASTSDSSQAQEEDESAPAKTTPEPPLRIRYRVRFGKTGLLRWIGHTDLAKLWERLGRRAELNFSMTEGFHPKPRIAFPSALALGVESLDEVVEIELAEQLTPRELLDRLIADNQPGLTMRCVAMLPEGFGKAQLALSKYVVTPPDNVDWNQVKDAIASLNDAGSLTIKRKKKTLTFGVAENLPEINVEDERLCLSLVAAEGASLKPSDVMAALQLEDWIENGATITRVKTQLKKEFEDTNSENYAESGDVPEPSAFANHT from the coding sequence ATGAGCGAAGACCAACCCAACATCGAAGCGGCTTCGCCCGACAACTCACCTGTCAATTCAAGCGACGATACGTCGTCGTATCAAGCATCGTCGCCCCAAGCATTGTCGCATCAAGAATTGTCCCACCAAGCATTGTCCCACCAAGCATTGTCCAAGAACGAGGACGCCAAACCAGATCGGGATAAGGATCACGCGGCTTCCTCGGTCGCATCCGAGGCCGACGCTTCGGCATCGACGTCCGATTCTTCGCAAGCCCAGGAAGAAGACGAATCAGCGCCGGCGAAAACTACTCCGGAACCTCCGCTGCGAATCCGCTACCGAGTCCGGTTTGGAAAGACTGGACTGCTTCGTTGGATCGGCCACACCGACCTCGCAAAGCTTTGGGAACGTCTGGGTCGAAGGGCCGAACTGAACTTTTCCATGACCGAGGGCTTTCATCCCAAGCCTCGCATCGCGTTCCCATCGGCGCTGGCTCTAGGAGTCGAATCGCTTGATGAAGTCGTTGAGATCGAACTCGCCGAACAGCTCACACCACGCGAATTGCTCGACCGATTGATCGCCGACAACCAACCCGGGTTAACAATGCGCTGCGTTGCGATGTTGCCCGAGGGATTTGGCAAGGCGCAACTGGCACTTAGCAAGTACGTGGTCACGCCTCCGGATAACGTTGATTGGAACCAAGTGAAAGATGCCATCGCGTCGCTGAACGACGCTGGCAGTCTTACGATCAAGCGAAAGAAGAAGACGTTGACATTTGGCGTCGCGGAAAACTTGCCCGAGATCAATGTTGAAGACGAGCGACTGTGCTTGTCGTTGGTCGCCGCCGAAGGCGCATCGCTCAAGCCGAGTGATGTCATGGCGGCGCTGCAACTGGAAGACTGGATCGAAAACGGCGCCACGATCACGCGTGTTAAGACCCAACTGAAGAAAGAATTTGAAGACACGAATAGCGAGAACTACGCCGAATCGGGCGATGTCCCCGAACCGTCGGCGTTCGCTAATCACACCTAA
- a CDS encoding Rne/Rng family ribonuclease produces the protein MKKEMLINVLQPEECRIAVLENGRLEELYVERKSVEAFAGNIYRGKIVNLEPSIQAAFVDFGVGRNGFLHISDVEPQYFRQGGYDPEEIMRESDEMAEVAAKKARDSGRGNKHAYKGGRPRNKPPIQEIFKRGDEVLVQVIKEGIGTKGPTLSTYISIPGRYLVLMPSLARVGVSRKIEDEDDRKRLKRCLRNLNPPKGLGFIVRTAGAGRTEAELGRDMDYLLRLWKAIVKRIEETPEPGVLYEESDLIIRTIRDIYTDDIDQILIDEKESYDKAKTFLNMVMPRVVDRLKLFDGDTPLFHSRKLEQEIVKINQRQVHLKEGGSIVIDPTEALVAIDVNSGNFRSNDSAEENAFRLNMAAAKEIARQLRLRDLGGVIVNDFIDMRKESHRRKVERVLRDAMANDRARTKILRTSPFGLIEMTRQRVRPSLKRSIYRDCPCCEGRALVKTAESMSIEVIRTLALAVQNKHIQRVTIRVNDEVAAHLNNRKRREVMAMEDEGGMTVQILGSEALYPEHLELDCRDAQGERVEVDS, from the coding sequence ATGAAGAAAGAGATGCTAATCAATGTGCTGCAACCCGAGGAATGCCGTATCGCAGTCCTTGAAAACGGCCGCCTTGAAGAACTATACGTCGAAAGAAAAAGCGTTGAGGCTTTCGCGGGTAACATTTACCGAGGCAAGATCGTCAACCTTGAACCTAGTATTCAAGCGGCCTTCGTCGACTTTGGAGTCGGACGAAATGGCTTCCTGCACATCAGTGATGTTGAACCGCAATATTTTCGTCAGGGCGGTTACGACCCCGAAGAAATCATGCGTGAATCGGATGAGATGGCAGAAGTCGCTGCCAAGAAAGCTCGCGATTCAGGTCGCGGAAATAAGCATGCCTACAAAGGCGGACGTCCACGCAACAAGCCTCCCATCCAGGAAATCTTCAAACGGGGTGACGAAGTTCTCGTTCAGGTCATCAAAGAAGGAATCGGCACCAAGGGGCCAACGCTTAGCACGTACATTTCTATTCCGGGTCGATACCTTGTCCTGATGCCGTCACTCGCTCGTGTCGGTGTGAGTCGCAAAATTGAAGACGAAGATGACCGCAAGCGACTCAAGCGTTGCCTTCGTAACTTGAATCCACCCAAGGGCCTCGGTTTCATCGTTCGCACCGCCGGTGCCGGACGCACCGAAGCCGAACTTGGCCGCGACATGGATTACTTGTTGCGTTTGTGGAAGGCAATCGTCAAGCGTATCGAGGAAACCCCTGAACCAGGCGTCTTGTACGAAGAAAGCGATCTGATCATCCGCACGATTCGCGACATCTATACGGACGATATCGACCAAATTTTGATCGATGAAAAAGAGTCCTACGACAAGGCGAAGACCTTCTTGAACATGGTCATGCCGCGGGTAGTGGACCGTTTGAAATTGTTTGATGGCGACACGCCGCTATTCCATTCACGAAAACTTGAGCAAGAGATCGTGAAGATCAATCAACGCCAAGTCCACCTCAAGGAAGGCGGTTCCATTGTGATCGACCCGACCGAGGCCTTGGTGGCAATCGACGTCAACAGCGGCAACTTCCGCAGCAACGATTCGGCCGAAGAGAATGCGTTCCGCTTGAACATGGCAGCGGCCAAAGAGATCGCGCGTCAATTACGCCTGCGTGATTTGGGCGGCGTGATCGTGAACGACTTTATCGACATGCGTAAGGAAAGTCATCGTCGCAAGGTCGAACGTGTGCTGCGTGACGCGATGGCAAACGATCGAGCGCGAACCAAAATTCTTAGAACGAGTCCCTTTGGTTTGATCGAGATGACTCGCCAACGCGTACGTCCAAGTCTCAAACGCAGCATTTATCGAGATTGTCCGTGCTGCGAAGGTCGTGCGCTAGTCAAAACGGCCGAGAGTATGTCGATCGAAGTCATTCGTACACTCGCGCTCGCGGTTCAGAATAAGCACATTCAACGAGTCACGATTCGAGTCAATGATGAGGTTGCGGCGCATCTGAACAACCGAAAGCGTCGCGAAGTGATGGCGATGGAAGACGAGGGTGGCATGACTGTGCAAATCCTCGGCAGCGAAGCCTTGTACCCTGAGCACTTGGAATTGGATTGCCGTGACGCTCAAGGTGAACGCGTCGAAGTCGATTCCTGA